A stretch of Solenopsis invicta isolate M01_SB chromosome 9, UNIL_Sinv_3.0, whole genome shotgun sequence DNA encodes these proteins:
- the LOC105203321 gene encoding uncharacterized protein LOC105203321: protein MATIKTYRTCFVPLCGSTTKSTPNKVFATVPQDVNLRKKWFNAVRRDNLKNSKSNFFCCEDHFNLREDMENYQYHMMMGGPVKIKKNVIPHKFECQPDRKRRTCSTPRIVAEKRQRRAEINEILTETFESSSTNAADASEQNIRDFNITAALNKPAINELGLKSRAEQTFTVCEIQEVADTRRDVGIQTSMMQHSVGVQVKIRPHYRSVYTTCNIPVSTVNECCSPIKLPICTNVATSPTKPIISKMSYANDTISTSTTTTSIDISSSHDYYMFSDQTSLDNPSSPNKYKRDILNVTNYFISTNMKAYLGIPNEWKSLLHLLSTKGNVSIQNIQLCLMKIRRQDTLERLAEQFCMSPSNASIVFNKTVPILSHLLKTLIFFPNPDLVKKTLPIPFRSSYNHVQSIVDALEIQIEKPIP, encoded by the exons atggcaacAATTAAAACGTATAGAACGTGTTTCGTCCCTCTCTGTGGTAGTACAACAAAAAGTACACCAAATAAAGTGTTCGCGACAGTGCCACAAGACGTGAACCTTCGTAAAAAATGGTTTAATGCCGTTCGGAGAGATAACCTAAAAAACAGCAAATCGAACTTCTTTTGCTGTGAAGACCATTTCAAT ctGCGAGAGGATATGGAAAATTATCAGTATCACATGATGATGGGAGGtccagtaaaaattaaaaaaaacgttattccACATAAATTCGAATGCCAGCCCGACCGTAAACGTAGAACATGCTCAACTCCACGTATAGTAGCAGAAAAACGACAAAGACGAGCGGAAATAAACGAGATCCTTACAGAAACATTCGAGTCTTCTTCGACAAATGCTGCAGATGCATCGGAACAGAATATAAGGGATTTCAATATAACTGCTGCCCTAAATAAGCCTGCGATAAATGAACTCGGTCTCAAATCTCGAGCTGAACAAACTTTCACTGTGTGTGAAATACAAGAAGTAGCGGATACAAGAAGAGACGTCGGAATACAGACTTCCATGATGCAGCACAGTGTTGGCGTACAGGTCAAGATTCGACCACATTATCGTAGCGTTTATACAACGTGCAACATTCCAGTATCGACTGTCAATGAATGTTGTTCCCCGATTAAATTACCCATTTGTACGAATGTTGCAACTTCTCCGACAAAACCTATTATTTCTAAGATGTCCTATGCAAATGACACCATATCGACAAGCACTACAACTACATCGATAGATATAAGTAGTTCTCATGATTATTATATGTTTAGCGACCAAACGAGTCTCGATAATCCTAGTAGcccaaataaatataaacgtgacatattaaatgtaacaaacTATTTCATAAGTACCAACATGAAAGCGTACCTAGGGATTCCAAACGAATGGAAATCACTGTTGCATCTTTTGAGCACGAAAGGTAATGTAAGTATCCAAAATATACAGTTATGTTTAATGAAGATCAGAAGACAAGATACGTTAGAACGACTGGCTGAACAATTCTGTATGAGTCCTAGTAATGCAAGTATAGTTTTCAACAAAACTGTTCCAATACTCAGTCACTTACTAAAAACTTTGATTTTCTTCCCAAATCCTGACTTAGTTAAAAAAACTTTGCCTATTCCTTTTCGGAGCTCGTACAATCATGTCCAGTCCATAGTAGATGCTCTGGAAATACAAATCGAAAAACCGATCCCGTAA